One Mercurialis annua linkage group LG3, ddMerAnnu1.2, whole genome shotgun sequence DNA window includes the following coding sequences:
- the LOC126674761 gene encoding nucleobase-ascorbate transporter 6, translated as MAGGGGGGKAEEPQPHPPKEQLPNISYCITSPPPWPEAILLGFQHYLVMLGTIVIIPTALVPQMGGGNKEKAQVIQTLLFVAGVNTLLQSLFGTRLPAVIGASYTFVPTTISIILAGRFSDTTDNPEERFKRIMRAIQGSLIVASTLQIVLGFSGLWRNVTRFLSPLSAVPLVSLVGFGLYELGFPGVAKCVEIGLPELIILVFVSQYMPHVIKSGKNVFDRFAVIFSVVIVWIYAHLLTVGGAYNGAAPRTQITCRTDRAGLIDAAPWIRVPYPFQWGAPSFDAGEAFAMMMASFVALIESTGAFISVSRYASATPMPPSVLSRGVGWQGVGILLSGLFGTVNASSVSVENAGLLALTRVGSRRVVQISAGFMIFFSILGKFGAVFASIPAPIIAALYCLFFAYVGVGGLSFLQFCNLNSFRTKFILGFSLFLGLSIPQYFNEYTAINGFGPVHTGARWFNDMVNVPFSSEALVAGCVAYFLDNTLHKKDSSIRKDRGKHWWDKFKSFKGDTRSEEFYSLPFNLNKYFPSV; from the exons ATGGCCGGAGGTGGTGGAGGAGGAAAGGCTGAGGAGCCACAACCACACCCACCAAAAGAGCAGCTGCCCAATATTTCTTATTGCATTACTAGCCCTCCTCCATGGC CTGAGGCTATCTTGCTTGGTTTCCAGCACTATCTCGTGATGCTCGGGACTATTGTTATTATTCCCACTGCTCTCGTTCCTCAAATGGGAGGTGGAAAT AAAGAGAAGGCTCAAGTAATCCAGACATTGCTTTTTGTTGCTGGTGTGAACACATTGCTCCAAAGCTTGTTTGGAACTCGATTGCCTGCTGTTATTGGAGCCTCTTATACCTTTGTCCCAACTACAATTTCCATCATCCTTGCTGGTCGATTTAGTGATACTACTGATAACCCTGAGGAG CGATTTAAGAGGATAATGCGTGCAATTCAAGGTTCGCTTATTGTTGCTTCAACTCTTCAGATCGTTCTTGGCTTCAGTGGCCTTTGGCGTAATGTTACCAG GTTTTTGAGTCCACTTTCAGCTGTTCCTTTGGTATCTCTTGTTGGTTTCGGGCTTTATGAGCTTGGTTTTCCAGGG GTTGCCAAATGTGTGGAGATTGGGCTGCCAGAGCTTATCATTTTAGTTTTTGTATCACAG TATATGCCCCATGTGATAAAGTCTGGAAAAAATGTCTTTGATCGTTTTGCTGTCATATTCTCAGTGGTTATTGTGTGGATTTATGCTCACCTTCTTACTGTGGGTGGGGCTTACAATGGTGCAGCACCAAGGACACAAATTACCTGCCGAACTGACCGTGCAGGGCTTATAGATGCTGCACCATG GATAAGAGTCCCTTATCCATTTCAATGGGGAGCGCCTTCGTTTGATGCTGGTGAAGCCTTTGCCATGATGATGGCTTCCTTTGTTGCTCTTATTGAG TCCACTGGTGCATTTATTTCAGTGTCAAGGTATGCAAGTGCAACTCCAATGCCCCCTTCTGTTCTTAGCCGCGGTGTTGGCTGGCAG GGAGTTGGCATTTTGCTTTCTGGGCTGTTTGGAACAGTGAATGCATCCTCAGTTTCTGT AGAGAATGCTGGTCTTTTGGCCTTGACACGAGTTGGTAGCAGACGAGTTGTGCAGATATCTGCTGGATTCATGATTTTCTTCTCCATTCTCG GTAAATTTGGGGCGGTCTTTGCTTCTATTCCAGCACCAATTATAGCTGCTTTATATTGCCTTTTCTTTGCTTATGTTG GTGTTGGAGGTCTTAGCTTTCTTCAATTCTGCAACCTCAACAGCTTCCGCACAAAGTTCATTTTAGGCTTCTCACTTTTCTTGGGATTGTCTATTCCACAGTACTTCAATGAGTACACTGCAATCAACGGTTTTGGTCCTGTCCACACCGGAGCAAGATGG TTCAACGACATGGTGAATGTTCCTTTCTCATCAGAAGCACTTGTTGCCGGATGTGTAGCTTATTTCTTGGACAACACACTTCATAAGAAAGACAGTTCAATCCGAAAAGACAGAGGTAAGCATTGGTGGGATAAATTCAAGTCATTCAAGGGCGATACGAGAAGTGAAGAATTTTATTCCCTACCCTTCAATCTAAACAAATATTTCCCATCTGTGTGA